AGCTTGTTGGAGTGAAGTTACCCCCATTATCATTCTTGTGAATTTCCAAAGTTGTCACAATTGCGTGTGGCGCCGCCGTAGATGGAGCTGGTGCCACTGGCTGCGGCAGTGGTAGTGGAGCTGGCTGAGGCTGAGGCTGAGTCGCGGTTGGCTGTGGCGGTGGCAGATTGTTTTGAGGTTGTTGACCCGGATTTTGCTGTTCGGATATCTTTTGTAAAAATGCCATTACTGCTGCATCTTTAGCAGCTGCTATGGATCTTTCTTGGGCTAAAATTTCCCGCTCTCTATTGATTCTTGTCATTTCCTGCGCTCTCCAAGCTTCTTCTCGAACCATTCGGTCGCGTTCTCGTTTCTCTATGGCATCCAAGAACCTTTTTTGTAACTCTTCTTGTTTTTCTATGACTTCCTTCATTAGTCTCTCGAAGAAGTCCttccattttctctttttcttacGCCGGTCTTCCAATTGTTCGTCCGAGGAAGTCGAGGAAGAATCAGTGGAATTGGAAATAAGATCTGCTGAAATGTTTTGAAGCGACGGAATTGTGGGTTGTGaagggtttgttgttgttgctgctgctgctgctattGGTTGTGgtattggtggtggtgggaaAATTGTGTTTGTAGGGTTTGTTGGTGGGAGTGAAGGAATTGTTGTAGCATTGATCACTGGTTGTGTAACAATATTAGCCTGACCTTGTGACACATTCGCAGTATGTAATGTGGCTGATGTAACAGTGACTTGATGAGCAATACTTGGAAGGTTTGGTAATGGCATTGCCAATGTTGTTGTTAAAGTTGGAGGCTTTGGAGGTGTAGGTGATTGAGTTTGAGGATGATGTTCGAAAGCTTCTAATTGATCAAAAAATCGATAGGTTTTTCCATCGGATTTCCCAGTGCGACCTTCTTTGGTTCTTTTGTGGTACTTGTACACGTTCTCGAATTTCTCCTTGCATTTCTTGGCACTTCGATTATAACCAAGTTCTGCTAGCTTCCTGATTtagaaaatgaaacaaaataaaaatccatgaaaaatatttattaaaaaaaaaaaaaactcagtttCTATTTCTATCACACATTAATTTTAACAAGAAAACAAAGTAGCATTgccacataaaataaaaacctgaATAATACGAAAATTAGACAAGAAGAGTTATGACATAATGAAAACAAGATGCTATAGAAGAGAAGGATGAAACAAAACATATAGGAGGAATTAAGAATTGGTAGATAACTAAGCACTGTTGTCTCCGATGGAAATTATATAGCTCCAGATGGGAGAATTATTCTAGATTTAATTTTCCTAGTACTTTTCGAGAACTAAACTGAACAAGAGTGAACAAAGTGAGATAAGAAAACTAACTGATGTTTATAGACTGAAAATAAATTCTGATATCCTTTTTGGAATATTGGAAAAGGGGAAAAtgcttgaaaagaaaacaaacccGAATTCCATACGCCTAGAATCTTAATTCTACAACGAAGAATTTCGTTTGTTGATGCTAAATTCCCACAAAATGAACCAAGAAAAGAAACTAGGGAACTTactgaaataaataataataattacttgGAAACGATAACCCTTAAATCCAGAAAGCAAGAAAAATGTGAACTGCTCGCAAGAGAATAATCCGTGAGgcaccaaaacaaaaactccccaaaaaaaaataacactttaaaatttttatttttttttaaatctacaGATCTCCAGTCTGTTCTCATGAACACCAAGACTATTCATGGCCGGAAGATAGAGAATAGTTGGTTAAAAACGGCGTGAAATCACTAAGAGCGTGCTTAGTATTTCTAACAGAGTCGTTCAGGATTCGAATCAGCTATTGCCAGACTGTTGAATTATAATTAAggaagaaaagggaaaaattaaaaattcaccTGGAAACATCTTCCCACAATGGCCCCTTAACACTTGCATCCTTAAAAGCCACGTCCATGTCTGACCTTATCTTCAAGAGAGCCAAAGTTTCTTGACGAGGCCACCGGTTTCCGCCAAAAGAGCGGTCGCCGAGCTCGTCACCTCTACCTTTGTCATCTTCACCTGAAGTTGATCCACCAAGCCCACCACCAAcctcagcagcagcagcagcagcagaaaCATCATGAGCACTTGTTGTTGCTACAGATGCCACAGCATCTGCAGAGCTCCCTAACACACTGCTACTTGAATCCCCGGCCAGCATAATAGCATAGGTGATACAAGagaggtctctctctctctctctcccaattAACAGTTTGTTCTAaggggaaaaaagaataaaattaaaaatatcaacaaaacaAGGTGAAATCTTAGAGGGTTTTATGAAGATGAGTGTATGgtgaatttattaatttattatggtGGGGATCTGCTTGTCAATCTCAAgaagttgtttcttttttatttctcacttttttttttaattttttttaataaattaattatttcttttcttttagccGTGGAATCTtcagtcttttttatttttatctttattttgtccttttttttatatatataattttttgctttattgGTGTTAGTTGATTAAAAAGGAATAGTGAGAGGGATCACCACctgggctctctctctctctctctctgtaatTATAACAGTGGCACAGAaagatacatacatacatggataaaataaattacattacagaaaaagataaaataagtTACTCAAAATCCTACAGACATTTTTGAACAGCTGCACATATAGACGATTGTGATAATATGTTGGTTTTTGTCTGCCCAGCTAAATTTAGTTAAAAGCCGGCCCATGTAGGTCAGctctatttattttgtttcttttttaaaaaaattatatatgttaaatttattatattaaaaaatcttattaaGTGATGTggtaaaaatttattgttgtccaccattttactaaaaactctctttttttaaaaataaaaaaaattgatgagtcaataatcagtttttatttaaaattattttctttactcaaaaattttaaattagtgaGGGTCTTTTAtggtaaaaatttatttttataattaatgatacCTCAGTTTGTAATCGttataaataaagtaaaatttgtaatatcttcAATAACTTCACGTTAGAGGTGTACTTTGAAATGCAACTGGGTTGGCCACACTAAGGGTAAATTACTGAATTACCCCTAACATGAGAACCATTGACCTTTAATCATTGGAGCTAATTtgagataatattttattatatcattCCGATTCTGATCTGGGTTTGCTTAGTTTAGGATTTTTTATCTCTGTATTTTATATTAGGTTGTCCTTGATATACCCACAATTGCCCCTTGGTTAGAAATTTTGTAGAAAgaaattaagttttaaattttcaacttgTTGGGTGGGATTGTAGTACTCTACAATGTGGCGTAAAGGGACCTACATTGATCGCGACCATAATAGTTTGACAAATTCTGTTCTCATAATTgagcaaaagaaaataaaataaaaatttccaaataaaTTTGAGCCTCCAAAATGGGTATTTtactttcttgaaaaaaaaaaaaaaagaaagaaagaagaagaagaggacatTGTGAGTGGGATCCACTGTTGAATGGAACTGGTTAGATGTAGGTCATGTTATTAGGCAAAGCCATTTATGAATAGAAGTAAATGGTGGAAAATTCAGTTGGATTGCAACCTACCGTAATAAATGGtttcaaaaaattcaatggCCTTGATCTCTTATATAATATAATCAGTGATGattcaaactaaaaattattgggGTTTTTCCGGGACCATTAACCGTGGTAGCTTGTGATTAATTGGATGTTTCTCTAATTCTGTCCAAAGATTGGGACTTGTGGCAGCCATAAAATTGCGGCAACACCGCTTTCTAACGttacatttctttttcaaattttaaatttgtagtCACActtttaattgagaaaaatgaCCACATATTGTGATAGGGTTGTTGAAAAGCCAATGTCCACATATAGATATGATATTCATATAACCCATACTTCTATTTCTATCTATAtgtaaccaaaaataaaaataaaacaaattagaaattagaaattacCCTTTGATTTAtagaattcttttttcttttctttttttgaggaaaattgATTTATagaattctctttctttttgaagtGGTGGACTCTCTGATcaataataaatgaattttttaaaaggcAAAAGTCAGTCAAATCTAAGAGACCCCCACGGTTGTAGTTGGAGTTAGAAATAGAAACAGTTGAGAGGTTAACCGAAGATTGAAAATAGATGAAATAAGATAAGAGAGCGTGGAAGAAATGAAAAGGATAGTGTGATTTGGGATCGATTTTCAGTAACTCTCAATTATTGAAAGTCCAAAAACAAGTGGATTGCCCAACACATACATAATGTAAAGAAATGTGGGACCTACTCAATCAATATGCTATTTAATGCACACATCATCAAAGATAAACTTTTTTGTACACAAGTATACCATCATtgggtgcaaaaatcaaagtatatcggatcagagagagagaaagagagagagagagaagtttgAAGAATATGTCATCCTGTATAGGGGTAGTTTAGTCAACTGAAATACGTAACCCATTCGTAATGCAAAGGGTGTGTAGTCGTAAGTTAGGTGCTACCAAACGGAATTATGCACCGTGTAAACTTGTATTTTggatcaacaatttgtaaaggACATCTTTTTATGTATAAGAATACGACAACAACAAAGATATAGTcctaaattttataaatcaacTATAAATCTTTAACAGATTAATCAGAATCGaccatatatattatttatcacttctttaattgatttttccttttttatcacTTCTATTAACTTTTCCTTCAttcaaattaaatcaaatatttctttctctaaatATAACTCTTGCATCTTTTCATTAACAGGGGGTTATGCTTATTTTTAAAcagattttcttattttgaattcttatattttattttttaatttctacttGTACAATTTAGCATCTTTTATGTATAATatgagttatttattttatttataataatattaataaaagataTTCTCAGATTAAATTAGAGAATTTCGTTTACGGCTATAGAAATTTTCTGTTTAATTAgttatataaaagataaaagtgACATGTACGTATAGAGCAGTGTTTAGAGATGCAAAATTAGTTTAATGAGCTTATATATACACAATTCTTTTTATTACACGTGAATGTGGAGCATCTATTCGCCTATAATAGTAGAGGAAAAGGGAAGAAGAGTTGATAAACAAAGAAAGTGGGCGCTGTCATGATAACATTgttttctctttatctttttttttttcttaaaaaaaaaaaggttatatttttggtttatatatatgtatattgcTTTGCTTGTATTACAAAACAATAGATATATTTACTGGGGTTTGTTTTATGTCGGGTTGCTTCGTTGGCAGAAGAACATCTGAATAGCTGGATAAGATAGATGCCTTGTAGAACTTCTCTAGCTAGCTGGAAAAAGATGCCTTTCCCACTATGCCCACCACTTGGTATTTACAGCCTAACAGCAACTACTACcgtaaatctctctctctctctctctctctctctctctctctcatactcACACACTTATTTGATGAGTGAAATATATATCATCTGCAGCAGGCTGGCATTATATAATTCTACGAGGTAGTCACATGGTACAACGGGATTGGTAGCTTTGAGAATTTTCATATAAAGATATGTGTGATCAAACTTAATTAGTTGACAACACTTTGTGGGAACTCATTCATGTGTGATGTGTCTAATTTATTATGAAGGAAATTGAGGTTCTTAgcagaaattttttataattaaacaccAATAAACTAATACTGTTAgttatgttttgaaaatactGAAGTCATGCAAGTATTTACGGTTGGAAAGAGAATGGTCAAGTGTCAATTGCATTTAAATCAAACTAATCGGTAAGCAACTAAAAAGTTTAAACCACCACTCTcccttggtgtggtggtcactctacaaatataaatatttatggggtgtggggggtaagagcCAGGGTTCAAATCTtcaagagagagtttcacacatatatacactcagattagactagagtagaaattatatcttatataaaaaaaaataacataatacACCAACGTACGCCCTTGGTGGAGTGTGAAATGTAAGGgctagggttcaagtctccaagagggagcttcacacacatatacacttagattagacaaaaaaaaaatttatcttctataaaaaaaaaaatcaaaagtttaacctcatatgattttttatttttggtctaaatatgaaatttttatttataattatgatGTATGTGTACATGTAATTATATATTCTATCCATTATTTGGTATTTATTATGAtagtttttgtatatatattctactatttaaagataattgtaaaaaaaatactatttaaagataataaaatgtACCAAGATTCTAATAAAGGgtttaaatatatgataataaaatttaaatttaattagaaaatatatattaatgacatataaattataatgtatCAAAAACTTATGTATCACGAGGTCAACTAAAAGTCAAACGAATTTAGTTTGATATGTATTATTATAGATTATAGATGATATCTCTTTCCTCTTCAAAATAAGgtcacacactttttttttcaattggaaGATCACACACTTAATCCAGTGTATAATCTATTTACTTATAGAAAGTGAAATATATAGTGCCTtgtctgaagaaaaaaaaatgttattacaccaaaagaaagggttttggaagaagaaaaaacatttGTTGACCCATATccatccaacaacaaaaatcttcTGTTAATAAAGGAATTTTGGTGATGGTCAATGTGAAATCATTAATATTAAATACAGCTCCTGGATTAAGCTTAAAATTTAACTACATGACTATACGTCacttatttattcatttcaattttttatttctttttttatgaattaaatttTAGTACCAAAGAGGGAGAGCGGTACGGGTGATTGGTGAAAGAGattcgttttttatttttttagttttttgggtGGGGGTGTTCACCTTCCCCATATATGCCTAATAGAGAGTGAGTTATCTGTTTATAGcccccaaatatatatatatatatatatatatatatatatatatatatataaaatcatatcGCCTCCTTTTACCCAAGCAATTAACTTTTCACCAACACAACAATATCGTATGTGTACAAGAAAGTATTTCGTACGTGAAATATAGGTATTATCAATATATGCATCATTTATCTCACAATTTGTAGATCTTACATGACTGTAAAAGCCACACATATTAAAAGAGATGAAAGATAATTATTATATGCGTACATAATGTAAAGTGACATAtgttgtataaataaaaaagaggggtGTAACATCAATATACATGTCTTACAATATGTAAATTCCCACACGGCTGTATATCTTAtgcataagataattattaaATGTATGTGTGCACAATACAATGTAACATACccttgtgaaaaaaaaaaatactggtatagaataaaatttaaaaaagacaAAGTTGAAACCATCAAATAGCAATCCCACTCCGTGTCAATCAATCTTTTTAGATTTTGTATATGAAGCATAaaccaacaagtggtatcaggcTTACCCTCAAGACATactcttctctttctttctaagcccaaaagtgggaaaaaaaaattggtatcaAACAAGCTAAGGTTCCAACATACTtaaaactttgaaattttgagaagaaaaagaaaaaagaaaaaagagttagCTAATACCgtacatcaaaattaaaaatttaatacttGCATAACTGTCTATTACAAGAGAATTAGGAAACTCAACCAACATATTTTAACCTTTAATTGCTTCCATTAGAATTCCCTTCATATGATGGTAAGAAGTAAtaacattaaaagaaaaggaaaagaaaagaaaacggtgggtttgtcatttttggtgGGACGGAAAAAAGCAAATACATATGGAAACATTAAATACGTAACAATTTTGTAGAGCTGGCTGACTTTTTATTTTACAGGGCCATATGAAAAAGGTTAAGATGAAGACAAAAGGTTTACTTCACATGGGTGGGCATGTGATGATGTGAATGTACACTTACATTTTTTCTGTCTACCATGTGGATTAACCCCAATATTTATCTGTCACCAGCTAAGCTAGCTCCCCAATAAGTTGATTCCCACCCCTTCCccccctcttcttcttttttcccctcattttccctcactcttttcttttctacccttttatttctctctttttaaaaaaataaaaaattgaaagggCCTCAACCCCATAAATCATAACGAGTTTGCatggaaaaataatattattttatttacaattattaaaaataattttgtaaatttttttttggagaatggTCTCTCtttgaaaattgtgttttcaaagtATTCACcgaaaattttatttccaaaatacatttttcaatataaaatgcGTTTATAATTACACTAAAgttgtgttttcaaaatataattttagagaaaaatatgTTAACTGAAATcctattttgaaaataagattttagtgcaaaatttaaaattttaattcataaatCTTGTTCGGAAAAAGAggatatttttctaaataatttttaggataacattatttttttaaaaaaattaataataataaaaaattagtctCCCAAAAGAACCCCGAGTTTGCATCCATATCACTCATTCCCATGAAGCCCACATAGGAGAATCTAAGCCAGAACCCCAtgaaacaatttttctttttcttttctttttccgcAAGGTAATCACATTTAATTGAATATGACCCATTAACAAAGGCTAAAATAACGTGACTATTACTTGTGTACTCTTACAGAACATGATCACATTAGTCACTTTTCCTACTAGTTGtacttatatataaatatttagacTGCATAGTACATACATAAAAAGATATTCCACCTCtcctttttcatattttaatacTTGGCATTATCAGTAGAACCTTCCGTAGTGGCTTGTTCAAcatttttgtcattatttttcttcttagaatccctcatatacatatataataaccTTGCAGTAAATTATAACAACGAAGATTATAGCGAAAGTGAATTTCAAGCAATCATAACCATGTGCAAAGATTTTGTTCTTAATATAACGTTTATGCTAAAAGCTCTCAAAGTTAGCCTGCCATGGCAAAATGCCGCCGAGTTGTCTATCATTGGAACGTGGAAGCATGTGCACGCACAAACCAATGTCACACGAAATAAAGGAACTAACCCATCCTAAGGGCTATCtactaaagaagaaaaaaaaatggtgggtttTAATTAGTTCAACTTAATAAAGTATCTCGTCTTTGAATAACATATTTGTGACCTCACCTACATTGAAACTTAATTGGTGACTTCACCTAACGAAGTAAACTTcataagttgtaattttatcGTTTCtataaaacaatataaaaatatttttttttttacttttaattgacctcataatattttatcataaaaGTTTTTAAACTCTTATATTTTACATGGCAGTAttctaatttaatatataattttgaataaatttaatttctgttttatatttaaatccTTTAGAATCTTAAAGTGTCATGTTTTCTTTAAACAGTAAAATATATAGTTCCATATAGaaacacaaacataataaaTGTCTATTAGTAACtataatttcacttttttttttattaaaaaaaaaaaacctatcatGTTAAATTTTCCAATGCATTGTACGGGTTACCGACAGGCTAAAACAATTAGGGGAAGAATTACCAAAaacataacacacacacacacccaccaTAGTagacaaatatttaaaaatgtcaCTGTAGATGGGCCCTCCATGTGGGCCAAAAGAGAGCACTAAAAAAAGCCCACATTGAACAGGGTAGGGTGGGAGGCCCCCATGTGCCACAAACAACAACTTTTACAATGGGTAAGAAAGGGAGAGTACTAACAAAAAAACACGTTCCTCTCACGTCCACTTCACTGCTTTTTTCCTTtgctacacacacacacacactcctGTCCGCTTCTCTGTGATGTGAGTGAGACTGAGAGACTCTCTCTTAAATGGATAACAGGATAAGCCATTGCCATTGAACTTTTTTAAGTTAGTGTTTTTGTAACACTTTCTATACTATCTTCCAAACGGTCCACCTATGGGCAAGACCGTAATCCTACTTTTTAATAATGCACAAACTATTAACACTCTTTACCTAAAACCCTCCAACcattactgttttttttttttttttttaaatttaaaaattgcatGATCAAGGACAAAATTATTGTCAAATAATAATATCTCCTATCCAACTACAACTTTTGCTAGAAATGGTACTTACCAGTATATAaagcttgaaatttttttgttcttcacaAGTAAACTAGGCAAGGATTATTTGGACATGACTAAAGCGATGTCCGGACTGGCAGGGAAGCACCTAGCAACCATGCCTCCAGGCCTAGATAAACATGAAAGTGTAGAATCTAGAACACAACCCCATGTGGTGAAGAACCAGAACCAGTCCCAATAAAATACTCTCTCCATAAAAGCCTGATGATTGGCAACAACAATATATATCAAGAGTCAAAGACACTTCATGATAGTGATTATATACATGTATGATAATTGAAGCAAAGAAATGTAGATTATACCACATTACAATCTGGAGTCCGCCCTTTCGATCACCATCAACAAAgggtcaattaaaaaaaatagaaaatattatgaaacCCGAGAAAAACTGAAAAGGGAATTACAGTTATTGAGTAGAATCAGAGTGCTGGCATATGTGGTTATTCAAATATAACTTTTTGATAAGCCTGTTTCAAGTTTCACATAAAAACATCATTGTAGAGAACACAGCTAGTTGCCATGGTACATTTAGTGTGCAGTAGAAGATAAGAGTTAAATTAAATCCTATTAAATGATAAAGACATtaataataacataataattgaaaaatcatAGACCAATTGTTGCAATCTAAAAATAAAGTGACAGCCAAACTAATTAACAGTAAATTCTAGTTAGTTAGTGAGTGAACGTATGGAACCTATAGGTTACATAATAATGCTTATCTCAACTATCCTCACCCCAACCGCCCTTCTCCTGCCAACAGAAAATAATATGTAAACCAACACCCCCACCCCCACATTCTGTTGTAATCCACAGTAGCTGAGAATATCATAATTGGAGCTAAACGGTGGTATTTGCCATTTAACAAGAATTGAATACACTTTTGAGAGTGGTACCACAGTGAAAAATCTGTAATTGAGCTACACTTTACTACCAGGAATAACTGGGAACATGTAAATCATTGGATAGACACCATGATGTCAGTTTCATTTCACAAGTCTAATTTTGGGAGGACGGGTAGCAATGGATGTTAAGATCAGAGAGAGATATCTTATGTTGCATTATGGAAATCAGGCTATCAAAATTCCCTGATGATCAACAATATTTTCCTAGAAGAACtcataaaatgagaaaaacagTCCCTAATTTAGCAGGTCAGTTTGTAGTTCAACAGGAAATCCACCATGTACAGGAAAGTTTTGGTTGTTAGTATGCATACCAGACATGGCACTGCTAACCTTCACCCTGACCAGCTATCATGCTCTAATCTGATACGGACACAATAACCCATTAATGTCAACTATGCGATAATGGTTATATGAAATTCAGAATAAACTAGAACTGAAATATACATATTCCAGGTTTATTGCTAAGGGATCCAAGATAATTCAACCAATTATAATCATGACAAATAGTTCCCAAACCATCCCATTAACAAAACTATACAACCCAACCAATTAGAACAGTATTAGCCTTAtccaaaatatttaaattcagTTTCTTTCTTCTACAAATTCTAATTCACAAAAATATATTGCCATCCTATATTTCGGGTGACCAAATTTCTTAAATTCCATAGGCCAATCAGGATCCTATCCTACTCATAGGCCTCAATATTTCAATAGCCAAGCTATTTAGGGACATCTTATATCTTGAGAAGTTAAAATGAAATCAAGACTAATCCTCTAATGTATTCACTCTATTCATATAATTTGGGTCATTTTGCCCATGGAAAAGACTAAGTTCACAGTTTCTCAATGTAACAATTCAGCTCAACTAAAATAACCCTTAATCCCAATTTTAATTGGGGTTGATTATGGATTCTCATCAACTAATCAAGGTCAATCAAATTTATTCTTTCTTCCATTCTATCCTATTGAAAACCATACTCTTTGCACCCTTCCAAAGATTCACATTCTTCTTCACAACCCTCATGATCAACTGAAGAGATTTCAAGGAAGAATTGGCAATAATTAGTAATGTGAAGATTGAGCTGACAAAAACATTACACTCCATTTTTGTACCAGAAGATAAGATTTAGGCAATccataacaaataaataaataaatactttagacccccccccccccctctctctctctctctctctctgcactCTCCCTAACATGAATTGTCACTTTTTCTCATTGGTGCCCTAAATTAATCAGCCtccattataaataattaaactatCTCAACTCTCTCCCATTTTTCCTCAACTGCAGCCACCCTTGGTATCATTCTACCAAAGATTATAGAGGCAATTATAACAGCAtgttattcaaaattttgaaattatcaCAAATAAGTTATTTACAGAGAGAAAACAAAGCACTAGATGCATtcatacaagaaaaagaa
This genomic stretch from Castanea sativa cultivar Marrone di Chiusa Pesio chromosome 1, ASM4071231v1 harbors:
- the LOC142615963 gene encoding trihelix transcription factor DF1-like — encoded protein: MLAGDSSSSVLGSSADAVASVATTSAHDVSAAAAAAEVGGGLGGSTSGEDDKGRGDELGDRSFGGNRWPRQETLALLKIRSDMDVAFKDASVKGPLWEDVSRKLAELGYNRSAKKCKEKFENVYKYHKRTKEGRTGKSDGKTYRFFDQLEAFEHHPQTQSPTPPKPPTLTTTLAMPLPNLPSIAHQVTVTSATLHTANVSQGQANIVTQPVINATTIPSLPPTNPTNTIFPPPPIPQPIAAAAATTTNPSQPTIPSLQNISADLISNSTDSSSTSSDEQLEDRRKKKRKWKDFFERLMKEVIEKQEELQKRFLDAIEKRERDRMVREEAWRAQEMTRINREREILAQERSIAAAKDAAVMAFLQKISEQQNPGQQPQNNLPPPQPTATQPQPQPAPLPLPQPVAPAPSTAAPHAIVTTLEIHKNDNGGNFTPTSSSRWPKVEVQALIKLRTSLDAKYQENGPKGPLWEEISLAMRKLGYNRSSKRCKEKWENINKYFKKVKESNKKRPEDAKTCPYFHQLDALYREKNKYEISPSSQVKPENSNMVPLMVRPEQQWPPQQSDAVMEDVESEPMDQNQEEEEDDDDDDDKDRDDEEEEEGGGHYEIVASKPSSMGAAS